A region of Roseobacter litoralis Och 149 DNA encodes the following proteins:
- a CDS encoding DDE-type integrase/transposase/recombinase — MDETYIRVDGRSCCLWRAVDQRGQLIDFRLTARRNASAARAFMRQASDAVRC, encoded by the coding sequence GTGGATGAGACCTACATCCGTGTAGATGGGCGTTCGTGTTGTCTTTGGCGAGCCGTCGATCAGCGTGGCCAGCTTATCGATTTTCGATTAACCGCTCGGCGAAACGCCAGCGCTGCAAGGGCCTTCATGCGCCAGGCCAGTGACGCCGTTCGCTGCTAA
- a CDS encoding DUF2805 domain-containing protein, whose translation MKKTQSLPLEHISEIVQMALSDHVSFADIEQEFGLDDKAVKALMRDTLKPGSYKSWRKRVRDFADRRAHYK comes from the coding sequence ATGAAAAAAACGCAAAGCCTACCGCTGGAACACATCAGCGAGATCGTTCAAATGGCACTTTCTGATCATGTCAGCTTCGCGGATATTGAGCAGGAGTTCGGGCTTGATGACAAGGCTGTGAAAGCGCTCATGCGAGACACTCTCAAGCCCGGAAGCTATAAATCTTGGCGTAAGCGTGTGCGTGATTTTGCAGACCGGCGCGCGCACTATAAATAG
- a CDS encoding lysophospholipid acyltransferase family protein, translating into MFSTSLKSFLQHAKYFPLWSALAATRMRSFDSRSRGLGTTFETVMRWFPPARRRFDREAKRVFPNMKRGARAKLGQDMGRQMGRTLFEIYHDAEFQTQHHKFNASGPGLVALKEAQAAGKGVIIVSGHFGQWEAVRAVLKMHGLESGAVYRPNKNRHYERRMLAGIEAGGKPILATGRIGTRALVRHLRDGGIVSILLDEKYAEGVRIPFLGHDALTSLSAAQLALKYDLPMIPAYGTRIDDGNAFRVEFETPIPHTDSITMTHEFNDSLSARIMANPEQWYWMLRRWDGA; encoded by the coding sequence ATGTTTTCTACTTCGCTCAAATCGTTCTTACAGCATGCCAAATACTTCCCTTTGTGGTCGGCGTTGGCCGCTACTCGAATGCGCTCCTTTGACTCCCGGTCTCGAGGGTTGGGGACAACATTTGAAACCGTCATGCGTTGGTTTCCGCCTGCACGTCGCCGATTTGACCGCGAGGCCAAACGGGTTTTTCCCAATATGAAGCGTGGCGCGCGCGCTAAGTTGGGCCAAGATATGGGCCGGCAGATGGGGAGAACACTGTTCGAGATCTACCACGATGCTGAATTTCAAACCCAACACCATAAATTCAATGCTTCAGGTCCAGGACTCGTCGCTCTGAAAGAAGCTCAGGCAGCTGGCAAGGGTGTGATCATCGTTTCCGGTCATTTCGGGCAGTGGGAAGCTGTTCGCGCTGTGCTCAAAATGCATGGGCTCGAAAGCGGCGCAGTATATCGTCCGAACAAAAATCGCCACTATGAGCGTCGCATGCTTGCAGGTATTGAGGCAGGGGGGAAGCCGATCCTGGCCACCGGTCGTATCGGAACCAGAGCCCTTGTGCGCCATCTACGGGATGGCGGCATAGTTTCGATCCTGCTAGATGAGAAATATGCAGAAGGCGTCAGGATACCGTTCCTTGGGCATGACGCCCTCACATCTCTCTCGGCAGCCCAGCTTGCGCTCAAATACGATCTGCCCATGATCCCGGCATATGGCACCCGAATAGATGATGGAAACGCATTTCGTGTGGAGTTCGAAACCCCAATTCCCCACACTGACAGCATCACCATGACGCATGAATTCAACGACAGTCTATCCGCGCGGATCATGGCAAATCCAGAACAGTGGTACTGGATGCTGCGACGATGGGACGGTGCTTGA
- a CDS encoding antibiotic biosynthesis monooxygenase family protein, whose translation MAVIFEVEPAEGRKDEYLAIAAEMRPMLNEVDGFISVERFQSLTNPHRVLSLSFFEDEAAIARWRTLSAHRGAQTKGRDGVFADYRLRIASVVRDYGMFDRTQAPSDSRKAHAK comes from the coding sequence ATTGCAGTTATCTTTGAAGTTGAGCCAGCGGAAGGTCGCAAAGACGAATACCTCGCTATCGCTGCTGAAATGCGTCCTATGCTGAACGAAGTGGATGGTTTCATCTCTGTTGAGCGGTTTCAAAGCCTGACCAACCCACACCGGGTTCTCTCGCTTTCCTTCTTTGAGGACGAAGCGGCAATCGCGCGGTGGCGCACTTTGAGCGCACATCGCGGTGCACAGACCAAAGGCAGGGACGGTGTTTTCGCCGACTACCGCCTTCGGATTGCAAGTGTGGTTCGTGACTATGGCATGTTTGACAGGACGCAGGCCCCGTCTGATAGCCGAAAGGCGCACGCGAAGTGA
- a CDS encoding NIPSNAP family protein: MLTCVIRYHIDPTKKAEFGEYARNWGQAIPRCGADLIGYYAPHEGSSTLAYGIYNVTSLADYEVYRARLADDPLGRENYEFAQKDKFILREDRTFLKLASTPHGTGSITP, encoded by the coding sequence GTGCTGACCTGTGTAATCCGCTACCACATCGACCCCACGAAAAAAGCCGAGTTTGGCGAGTATGCTCGCAACTGGGGCCAGGCAATCCCGCGCTGCGGCGCTGATCTGATCGGCTATTATGCGCCGCACGAAGGTTCCAGCACTTTAGCCTACGGTATCTACAATGTGACGAGTCTTGCTGACTATGAGGTCTATCGCGCTAGACTTGCAGATGATCCGCTTGGGCGCGAAAACTACGAGTTTGCCCAAAAAGATAAATTCATTCTCCGCGAAGACAGAACCTTTCTGAAACTCGCCTCCACGCCGCATGGGACTGGGAGCATAACACCATGA
- a CDS encoding ArsR/SmtB family transcription factor: MKEGPDIAHIAALIGDPARANMLTALMSGKALTVSELSEEAGVTIQTASSHLSKLDAGGLLRPRKQGRHKYFSLANDEVAHVLEGLMGLAAGSGHLRKRTGPKDIELRKARVCYNHLAGDMGTQLFDSLMAQGHLAINGEDLILTTTGANFATGFHIDLDSLRSNRTPLCRECLDWSERRSHLAGSLGRAFLSRFEDLSWASRDQKTRVVTFSRIGAQEFERLFAMK, translated from the coding sequence ATGAAAGAAGGTCCTGATATCGCCCACATCGCCGCGCTGATTGGTGATCCAGCCCGTGCAAATATGTTGACGGCGCTGATGAGTGGGAAAGCTTTGACGGTTAGTGAATTGTCCGAAGAGGCAGGCGTTACGATTCAAACCGCAAGCTCGCATCTGTCAAAGCTGGATGCCGGCGGCTTGCTGCGCCCGCGCAAGCAGGGGCGGCATAAATATTTCTCGCTGGCGAACGACGAAGTGGCTCATGTTCTGGAAGGTTTGATGGGTCTTGCTGCCGGATCTGGCCATCTTCGCAAACGAACTGGTCCGAAAGATATCGAACTGCGCAAAGCACGCGTTTGCTACAACCATCTGGCTGGAGACATGGGAACGCAGCTGTTCGATAGTCTCATGGCGCAAGGGCATCTGGCTATAAATGGTGAAGACCTGATCTTGACCACGACTGGCGCAAACTTCGCAACTGGCTTCCATATCGACCTCGACAGTCTACGCAGCAACAGAACGCCACTTTGTCGCGAGTGTTTGGACTGGAGCGAGCGTAGATCGCATTTAGCTGGCAGTCTTGGTCGGGCATTCTTGAGTCGCTTCGAAGATTTATCTTGGGCATCACGCGATCAGAAAACTCGGGTCGTGACATTTTCGCGAATTGGAGCACAAGAGTTCGAGCGTCTGTTTGCTATGAAATGA